In Oncorhynchus gorbuscha isolate QuinsamMale2020 ecotype Even-year linkage group LG08, OgorEven_v1.0, whole genome shotgun sequence, one genomic interval encodes:
- the LOC124041569 gene encoding uncharacterized protein LOC124041569, giving the protein MQTLREEQGPPLPLSSLRLFVPPLRLVCAALWQVIERRDIMDYGLLEEFATTVLEIVPELMSYRERVQLLLGLRARLVLELCRCDDELCRPDTVQPHLNRMRSCVSNHKGEVSDPNVEASEASFRKLIETLMEEPKERELFFQNVFPEEFGPKYDSTLQMLVWEFLSRLDKVLPPPNIKQTASWLNLAPALLEECVQSVAHPEPLQALLHHHKNGKQLDTNALRSTGGDYILSSLSSPTSVKEESASYQAGPERQSYPTMQGYQSPFPCDEPEMSWDCRMADRRVWTVKPPAGSASVEVEVETRDDATDIMVKRKTIFKESIKETRREEAVLCPQTRSGLKTSRLAAACLRRQPVLRLNRLDMNNMPFPKSLLTLILRRGRLQAETTRRPGPKRRGRKKKRRRGRGVANEQIETDTLDVSDTPLPKSSLTLTLKRGIVQAEATSSQVPKKRGRKKGQKMGPGITRLKIEKVGVHTLDISDMSLPKTSLKLIIRRGKLQAEATDRKDGQKRRGRKKKWRRGSGVRNEKTGAKGVKRERSPETEEDAEPSDNELWTTVNKGATVDESGGVRPSPHCPSSHKREEELQQPIQNFHSEEHSGHMAKGQNREERSESVPQDSLTPEPSNSSHKRSFRSEEHRGHMAEGQNRKERSESVPQDSLTPEPSNSSHKRSFRSEEHRGHMAEGQNRKERSESEPQDSLTPEPSNSSHKRSQRVKACSFCGKTFTDTLGLTRHMRSHIEQMPHQCTQCGIDFEFSEDLEEHQKHGCEMNKKDNSEENGDDYCGRTVQQKPDLKKKT; this is encoded by the exons ATGCAAACGCTCCGGGAGGAACAGG gtccccctcttcctctgtcgtCTCTGCGTCTTTTTGTTCCGCCACTGCGGCTGGTGTGTGCAGCTCTGTGGCAGGTGATCGAGCGGAGAGACATCATGGACTATGGGCTGCTGGAGGAGTTTGCCACCACCGTGTTGGAAATAGTCCCGGAGCTAatgagttacagagagagggtCCAGCTCCTCCTGGGACTAAGAGCACGG CTGGTCCTAGAGTTATGTCGCTGTGATGATGAGTTGTGTCGCCCTGACACCGTTCAGCCACACCTGAACAGGATGAGGAGCTGTGTCTCCAATCATAAGGGAGAG GTTTCAGATCCAAATGTGGAAGCATCAGAGGCGAGCTTCAGGAAGTTGATTGAAACCCTAATGGAGGAGCCAAAGGAGAGGGAACTCTTCTTCCAG AATGTTTTTCCAGAGGAGTTTGGCCCCAAGTATGACTCAACACTGCAGATGCTTGTGTGGGAGTTCCTGTCCAGACTGGACAAAGTGCTTCCTCCTCCAAACATTAAACAG ACTGCATCGTGGCTCAACCTGGCCCCTGCTCTCTTAGAGGAGTGTGTGCAGTCGGTGGCTCACCCTGAGCCATTACAGGCTCTCCTCCATCACCATAAAAATGGAAAACAGTTAGACACCAATG CTCTAAGGTCCACTGGTGGTGACTACATCCTCTCTTCACTGTCTTCCCCTACCTCTGTGAAGGAAGAAAGTGCCTCTTACCaagctggcccagagagacagtcCTATCCCACCATGCAGGGATATCAAAGCCCTTTCCCATGTGATGAACCAGAGATGAGCTGGGACTGCAGAATGGCAGATCGTAGGGTCTGGACTGTAAAGCCACCAGCTGGTTCTGCTTCTGTGGAGGTCGAGGTCGAGACTAGAGACGACGCCACTGATATAATGGTTAAACGCAAGACAATCTTCAAGGAGTCGATCAAAGAGACTAGGAGAGAAGAAGCTGTTCTCTGCCCTCAGACACGCAGCGGGCTGAAAACCAGCCGCTTGGCAGCTGCCTGTCTGCGCCGTCAGCCTGTACTGCGTTTGAACAGGCTTGACATGAACAATATGCCGTTCCCCAAGTCCTTGCTAACACTGATTCTAAGGAGGGGGAGACTGCAGGCTGAGACGACGAGACGCCCAGGACCGAAAAGAAGAGGCAGGAAGAAAAAACGGAGACGAGGACGTGGTGTTGCAAACGAGCAGATTGAAACAGACACACTGGACGTAAGCGACACGCCGCTACCCAAGTCATCACTAACACTGACCCTAAAGAGAGGGATAGTGCAGGCTGAGGCGACGAGTTCCCAGGTACCgaaaaagagaggcagaaagaaaggacagaaaatGGGACCTGGTATCACAAGGTTAAAGATCGAAAAGGTTGGAGTACATACGCTTGACATTAGCGATATGTCATTGCCCAAGACCTCGCTAAAGCTGATCATAAGGAGAGGGAAGCTGCAGGCCGAGGCAACGGACAGAAAAGATGGACAGAAAAGAAGAGGCAGAAAGAaaaaatggaggagaggaagtggtgTCAGAAATGAGAAGACTGGAGCAAAGGGTGTGAAAAGAGAGCGGTCACCTGAGACTGA GGAAGATGCCGAACCATCAGATAATGAACTTTGGACCACTGTCAATAAAGGGGCCACTGTCGATGAGTCTG GTGGAGTCCGTCCTTCTCCTCATTGTCCATCATCTCATAAGAGGGAGGAGGAATTGCAACAGCCCATACAGAACTTTCACTCAGAGGAGCACAGTGGTCATATGGCCAAAGGGCAGAACAGAGAGGAACGCTCAGAGAGTGTACCTCAGGACTCTCTAACTCCTGAGCCATCCAACAGCTCTCACAAAAGAAGCTTTCGCTCAGAGGAGCACAGAGGACATATGGCAGAAGGGCAGAACAGAAAAGAACGCTCAGAGAGTGTACCTCAGGACTCTCTAACTCCTGAGCCATCCAACAGCTCTCACAAAAGAAGCTTTCGCTCAGAGGAGCACAGAGGACATATGGCAGAAGGGCAGAACAGAAAAGAACGCTCAGAGAGTGAACCTCAGGACTCTCTAACTCCTGAGCCATCCAACAGCTCTCACAAGAGAAGCCAACGCGTCAAAGCATGCTCTTTCTGTGGCAAGACTTTCACTGACACACTGGGCTTGACAAGACACATGCGATCTCACATTGAGCAGATGCCACATCAATGCACCCAGTGTGGGATAGATTTTGAATTCAGTGAGGACTTAGAGGAACACCAGAAGCATGGCTGTGAGATGAACAAAAAGGATAATAGTGAGGAAAATGGTGATGACTATTGTGGGAGAACTGTACAGCAAAAACCTGATCTGAAAAAAAAAACCTGA